Below is a genomic region from Roseimicrobium gellanilyticum.
CCGCCGGGAAGCCGGTGCAGGAGTACTGGCACGACATGAAGTTCTGGTGGCCACATGATGAGGCGCTCATCGCCACCCTTATGGCCTGGAGACTGACCGGCGAGCCACGTTATGCAGAGTGGCATGAGCGCGTGCGTCTCTGGAGCTTCGAGCACTTCGCCGACGCGCAACACGGTGAGTGGTTTGGTTACCTCAATCGCGATGGTTCACGCTCTACCACGACCAAGGGGAACCTCTGGAAGAGCTTCTTCCACCATCCCCGCGCCCTCTGGATGTGCCATGGCATGCTGGCGGCAGAGGCGCCGCCAGCGTAGTCAAATAAGCGCGCCTACTTGGTCGCCACCATGAACCCGCGATCCGCCGCGGTGTCCTGATAGGCGCCCGGCTTGAATCCCGCCTCACGGCACAGGTCCGCATACTCCTGCGTGGAATAGCATTTCCCCTGAGTGGAGTGCATCAGCAGCGAGGAATACTCCGCCACGGGAAGGGGACCGGTCTTGTCCGCATTGATGAAGGCATCGTGGATGATGAGCAATCCACCTGCGGGCAGCGCCTTGTACGAGATGGCGAGAAGCTCTTTCACCTCGGCGATGCCCCAATCGTGCAGCACATTGGAGAAGAGGTGTACGTCGCAATCGGCCGGCAGCGGATCCTTGAACATGTTGCCTGTGGCCACGGACACACGGTCGTGAAAGCCACGTTCATCGATGCAACGCTGCGCAATGCGATCCACCGGTGCCTGGTCCAGCACGGTTGCTTGCAGGTGCGGATGATGCGCGCAGAAGGAGCATGCGTAAATGCCGCTGCCGCCACCAATATCCAGCAGTCTCTTGCGTCCGGTGAGGTCCACCTTCTTCGCCATCGCCTGCGCGAGGTAGATACCGCGGCAGTCCATGGCGGCGGTGAAGCTGCGGGAGAACTCATCCGTCTCCATGGCTTTGTGCCAGTCCAGCGCTGCCTTGTCTCCACCCCAGTTCGCGGGTTTGTCGGTTTTCAGCACCTGCAGGTAGTCCTTTACAATCGGCCGGTCCTTTAGGGAGGCGTAGTAGGGCTTCAGATTCCACGGCGAGGCGCTTGTGAGATGCTCCACCGCTGTAGGTGTGGCGTGGTAGGTTCCATCACGGTTTTCCACGAAGCCATTCGCCGCGCAGAGCGTGAGCAGCACATCCAGCGGGCGCTCGGTGAATCCGAAGTGCGCAGCGATGCCATCCTTTGTGGAAGGATTCGCGTGCAGCCACGTGAAGAAGTCCAGATGCACCACCGCGGCGGTGATGAAGTCAGCGGCATACAGCCCATCGCGATAGCGGTAGGCGCGGATGGGATCCGTGGAGGGAACGGCAGTGAGGTCTAGCGGCATGTCGCGCATGGAAGCGCGAAGTCGCCCGGAGGAAAGCGGGAAGTGCAGGCCTGCCGCTATTCTGCCGCCCGTGCCTCGCAAATCATGAGCTGCCAGGAGACCTGGCCACGCCAGGAGTGGCGCTGCACCTTGATGGCCACATCCCAGGGTGGGGGGGGAGCGTCCTTTACAGGTGCGTTGAACCACATGGCGGGACGCATCTCCTTGCCCTGGCGCAGCATGAGCTTCCAGTGCTTCTCCTTCAGCACCTGGCCGGGAAGGTTTGGCTCCACGCGGCGGCACAGGAAGACCGGCTCTGGATTGCCCATGCCAAAGGGCTCCATACGCGCGTAGCCATCGAAGAAGGCCGGTGCGAGATCCGCGAGCCGGATCTCCGCATCCAGATGCAATCGCGGGGCCAGCTCATCCGAGCGGATCTGCGAGCGCACTCCTTCAATCATCGCAGCGCGGAAGGCGACGAGGTTGCTCTCGTTGAGAGAGACACCCACCGCCATGGGGTGGCCGCCACCTTTGTCCAGCAGATGACGGCAGCCGTCCAGCGCAGCCACGAGCGAGATGCCTGGCACGCTGCGTCCGCTGCCCTTGCCCGTACCGTGATCGTCAAAGGCCAGCATCAGCACAGGGCGATGATATTCACGCATGAGCCGTGAAGCGACAATGCCCACCACACCCGGATGCCATCCTCGGGAGCCGAGCACGATGCATTCGCCCTCGGCGAGCTCCGGCTCGGAGGCGAGCATGGCTTGAGCCTCGCGTTGGACGGTGTTCTCCACCTCCTGCCGTTCGCGATTGTGCAGGTCCAGCAGGTTGGCGAACTCATTGGCTTCCTTGGGATCCGTGCAGAGGAGAAGATCCAGTGCCGTCTGCGCGGTGTCCAGCCTTCCAGCCGCATTGAGGCGCGGGCCGAGACGGAAGCCAATGTGATGGGCCTGGACGAAACCATCCAGCCCGGTGATGTCCTTCAGCGCCTTCAATCCCACGCAACGGGTTGCACCAAGCACATCCAAGCCCTTGCGCACGAGTGCACGATTCTCCTCCTTCAGCGGTACCAGATCCGCCACCGTGCCCATGGCGACGAGGTCCAGGTGGTGCTTGAGATCAAAGTGGTCCAGGCGACGGGTCTTCAGCAGCGCATGCGCCAGTTTGAAGACGAGCCCCACAGTGCACAGATACGTGAAAGGGCCGCTCTCGCCCCGCAGCTTGGGATTCACCAGCGCGGCACACTCCGGCAGCCGGGGGGTGGGCTCATGGTGATCCACAATGATGCAGTCCACACCGTGCGCCTTCAGCCAATCTGCCTCTGCGATTGAGCCCGTGCCGCAATCAAGCGCGATGAGCAGGGTTGGCTTCCCATGCCGCTCGAAGCATCGCGCGATGCCATCAAGACTGAGGCCATAACCCTCCTCCATGCGCAGGGGAAGGAAGGCACGGGGATCCAGTCCATATGCCCGCAGCGTGTGGGTGAGCAGGGTGATGGAAGTCACGCCATCGACATCGTAGTCACCGTAGAGCACCACGCTTTCCTTCTTGTCGACAGCCTGGAAGATGCGCTCCACCGCCGTACTCATGTTCGGCAGCACGAAAGGATCTCCGAGATCGGAAAGACGTGGATTCAGGAAGGTCCGTGCGACGGCTTCGGCTTCATGACCGCGTAGTGCCAGCAAATGCAGCAGCAGCGGATTCAGCTCCCTTCCCAGCGGCCCTTGGGCTAGCGCCTGCACAGCGGCGGCATCTGGACATTGCAAGGACCAAAGGGGGGCAGGGACGGAAGACATCTAAGGGGACGTGGCAGCGTGAAACTCGATTTGCACGGATGCTAGCGGACCCATGGACGTCGTCCATGGGTTTTGTTTCAGATTGGGCGTTTCAGGCCATGCTTGGAGAAAATCTGATCCTTTTCGTTGCTCATTTTCGCATGTGGGGGTGAAATGGAGTCTCCAATGCCCACCCAGCCGCCAGATGAGGCCGGGCGTCTTCTTGTCGCTGCCCTGGATCATGCGCCGGAAGATCGTGAGGCGTTTCTTGTCTCGGCCTGCGGAGGAAATGCAGCGTTGCATGCCGAGGTTCGGGCTCTGCTGGAGGCTCATGCATCCATGCCAGCCGAGTTCATGGAAGAATCCGTGAATGAGGGTGACGGCTCGGGCCAACTCGATGCCACCATCCAGATCATTCCCGGCCCCCGAGCCCGACCCCACGAGTTACCCGCTCCAGAGAAGCCTGGTGAACGCATTGGGCGCTACAAGCTATTGCAGGAGATAGGCGAGGGCGGCTTCGGCACGGTGTGGATGGCGGAGCAGGTGGAGCCGGTGACCCGGCGCGTCGCGCTGAAGATCATCAAGCTGGGCATGGATACAAAGGAGGTCATCGCGCGCTTCGAGGCGGAGCGCCAGGCGCTGGCCATGATGGACCACCCGAACATCGCCAAGGTGCTCGACGCGGGTGCGACGGATCGAGGTCGTCCCTTCTTTGTCATGGAACTGGTGAAGGGGCTGCCCATCACGCAGTACTGTGATGAGGCCGGACTGGGCACGCGCGAGCGGCTGGTCCTGTTTCGCGACGTATGCGCCGCGATCAATCACGCGCACCAGAAGGGCATCATCCACCGTGACATCAAGCCCTCCAACGTGATGATCACTCTGTATGCTGACAAGCCGGTGGTGAAGGTCATCGACTTCGGCATCGCCAAGGCCACGCAGGCCAAGCTCACGGACAAGACCCTCTTCACCCGCTTCGAGCAGTTCATTGGCACGCCCGTGTACATGAGCCCCGAGCAGGCCAGCCTCAGCGCCGTGGATATCGATACACGCAGTGACATCTACGCCCTGGGCATCCTGCTTTACGAGCTGCTCGTGGGCAAACCTCCCTTCGACAGCAAGTCCCTGCTCTCCGCCGGCTATGAGGAAATGCGGCGCATCATCCGCGAGGTCGAGCCGGTGAAGCCCTCCTCACGCCTCAGCACCTTGCTCGGCGAGGAGCGCACGCTCACGGCGAAGGCACGCCACGTCGAGCCAGCGAAGCTGGATCGGCTGGTGGAGCCCGACCTCGACTGGATCGTGATGAAGGCCATCGACAAGGATCGCACGCGCCGCTACGAGACCGCGAACAGCCTCGCCCAGGACATCGCCCATTTTCTGGCCGATGAACCGGTTAGCGCCACACCACCCACCATGGGCTACCAGTTCCGCAAGTTCGCGCGGCGGAACAGAGCCGCGCTGCATGTCGCCGCCGCCATCGCCACCGTGCTGGTGGCCGCCACGGTGATGAGCACCTGGCAGGCGGTGCGGGCGAATCGAGCTCTGAACGAACTGCGCGATTCAGCCCCGGCCTTCGCGGAGCAGGCACGCGCGCTGGTGGCGCAGGAGAAGTTCGGCGAAGCCATCGAGAAGCTCGATTACGCCATCAAACTGCGGCCGGATGTGGCGGAGTATCTCCTGGCGAAGGCAGACCTGCTCCAGTGCCAGCTCAAGCTTGAAGAGGCTGCCACCGTGTATCGTGAAGCCCTGAGCCTGCAGCCTGACCTCATGCGCGCGGAGTCCTCCGCAAATCTGTGTGACGAGTTGCTCGCCGCAACGTCCAGCGGCGGCGGCAAACTCAGCCGGGAGAACCTGGCAAAGCTGCATCTCGCCATGCAGCAGCAGCAGCGGCCCGCGGCGGAGATCATGCCCGTGGCCAGAATGCTCGGCGATGAAAAAAAGCTGCTCGTCGACTACTGGCTCGCACGACTCAAGGACCTGCCCGTCTCCGCGGAAAAGCCGCTCAAGGATCGTCTCACCGTGCGCGAGGATGGACGCCTCGCGCTGGATCTCAGCGATACCAAGGTGCTCGACCTGTCTCCCCTCGCCACGGCGCCACTCGCGACACTCGATCTGTCCAAATGCAGAGATCTGACTGACCTCTCGCCCTTGCGCGATCTTCAACTGATTGAGCTGAACGTCGCCGAAACCCGCGTGGCGGACCTCACCCCACTGAGCGAGATACGTACGCTGGAGAAGCTGAATCTCTCCGGCAGCAAGGTCACCAGCCTCGCCGCGCTCAGCTCCCTGCGGCTGAGAAGTCTCATCGTTCGTGACTGTCCGATCCGCGACTTGAACCCGCTTCGGAAGATGCCGCTGGAAGTGCTGGATCTCGACCGTACGCGAGTGTCCGACCTGTCGCCGCTCGTCGGGCTGCCGATCAAGAGTATCTATTTGTCGTTTACTCCGGTGTTGGATTTCTCGCCTCTGGCCGGGCTTCCGCTGGAGAAGTGCGTCCTGCAGCACAACCGCGTCACTGACCTGGCGGTGTTTCGTGGCAAGCCGCTCAAGGAACTCACGCTCTGGGGATGCGTGAACGCGCGCAACTACAAGGTGCTCTCAGAAATCCAGACGCTGGAGCTTCTCCTGCTTCCCTCCGAGTTTCGCGAGTTGCCGGATGACGATCTCGCGGCCATCGGCTCTCTGCGCCTGCTTCCCAACCTGCGCCAGCTTGGAGCCACGGTCATGAACCGGATGGGCATCGCGGCCACCGGAGCGAAGGATATCTTCTGGCAGGATTGGGACCGTGAGCAGGCATTGGTTACGGCACTGCGCAGGAAGGGAATCAAGTTCACGCTTACCAAGCTGCCCACCGGTTCCTACAGGCTGGAAATGACCAGGCAGCCGATCACGGATCTCTCGATTCTCAAGGGCGCGCCCATCAGCGAACTCTCCGTGGAGAGCGAGTCGCTCGTGGATCTGGCGCCGTTGAGCGGGATGTCTCTTGCGCATCTCAAGCTGACCTGCCCGAAAGTCACCAACTTTTCTCCGCTCAAGGGGCTGCCGCTCCGCGAGCTCTATGTAGACGGCTGCCATAGCAAAGCGGACGTGGCCGTGCTCGCGGAGATGCCCACACTGGAAAGACTGACCGTGCCGATCGAGGCTGGGAATATCGAGGCACTGCGCAAGCTGACCAGGTTGCAGCTGATGGCCTTCAATCTCTCCCGCACGGATCTGCCTGCTTCCAGCGCAGACGAGTTCTGGAAGATGTATGACCTTTCGCTCAGGCTGCGCGCTGCGGGTGGCGCGATCCGGCGCATGAAGGCGCTGGACGACGGCACCTGGGATCTCGACATCGGCAACTCGAAATTGAAGGATGTCACGGCTCTCGCAGGGGCGCCGGTCAGTGCCCTGCGCATCGATGCCACGCAAGTCAAGGACCTCACCCCGCTGCGCGGCCTGCCTCTCAGGAGGCTGGAGATCGGCCATCTCGATATTCCCGATCTCAGCCCACTCCAGGGCATGGCGCTTCAGGAGTTTCAGGCGACCGAGGGTACGTTCACCGACATTTCGGTCCTGCGTGGCATGCCCCTCAAGAGACTTTTCATCGCCCGCTCCAAGGTTGCCAATCTCGAACCCCTGCGTGGCACACCTCTGACCTTTCTGAAAGTGCACGGCTGCGCGGCCCTTACGGACCTGTCACCGCTTCTGGATTGCAAGGATCTCGAGATGCTCACCTTCCCGCATCAGATAAAAGGCGTCACCGCGCTCCGCGTCCTGACCAGGCTGCAACGCATCAGTTACACGGAAAACGTCCAGGGTGAACCCGACAAGCCTGCGCAACAGTTTTGGGAGGATTTTGCACTGCCCTGGAAGTCGGCTCTCCAAGACGCCAACGTCGGCTACAATGCACTCAAACTTGACGACGGAACATGGAGTGTCCTCATTAATCCGTCGGCATTCAGCGACTGTTCCATGTTCAAGGGAGGGGACTCCATCAGCCGGCTTCACCTCAGCGCATGCAAGGTCAGGGATCTATCGCCGCTGCGCGGTTTGCCGCTGCGTTATCTCCACATTGGCGGCAATCCGGTCACCGATCTCAGCCCACTGCAAGGGATGCCGCTCACGCAGCTCTGGCTCTCAGGATCACCGGCCACCGACTTCAGCCCGCTGCGGGGCATGAGGCTGGAGTGTCTGACCGTCCACGGTTCGCAGTTCAGCGACCTCTCTCTGCTGGAGGGTATGCCGTTGAAAATGCTCGCTCTCGCCAAGTGCAAAAACGTGACGGATGTCGCCCCCCTGCTGAACTTTCCCGCACTCGAAGTGCTCTCGATTCCCCGGGACGCGCGAAACATCGAACTGCTCCGCAAGCTTCCGAACTTGAAGAGGCTGGCGTATGACGGCGGTTCGAAAAACTTCATTGCAGACAAGACCACCGCTGAGTTTTGGAAGGAGTATGATGAGGTGAGAGCCCCTCAATCTCAGCCTTGAGCGAGCCCTGCGGGCCGTGTGAGAAAAATCACTGGATCTCAGCTATGCCCCCGTCAGTGACGGCTCGATGGATGGTGTGGCTGCCCTGAAGGGGCTGAAGATTCTGACTCTGCACCGGTGCCCGAATCTCACGGACTATGGATTGATCAGGCTGGTGACACTCCGCGGTCTGATCAAGCTCGACCTGGGTTACACACGCCTGACGGATGCGGGTTTCAAGACGCTGAGCATGAAACTCGCCGACGTGGACGAACTCAACGTCGCTGCATCCGGTATGACAGATGGTGGCCTGGCCGGTCTGGAAAACATGCGCAAGATCACCCGCCTCACCGTTCATGTGCGCATGTGCACCGACCTCGGGACGGGATACATCCGCAGGGTCTCAGGGCTCAAGGTGATCTCCATCTATCAGCTCGAAACCCTCAATGCCAACCGTATGACAGCGCTGAGAAAGGACCTGCCCTACGTCGATTTCGGGCGGAGATAGCCTGCGGAGTCCGGCAATGCCTTCACTTGTGGCGCGGCGACTTGTCGCTAATCATGAGGCATGTCCAACGGCCCGCTTTCCACCAGCCTCTTCGCCCTTGCCAAGAAATACATCCCCGGCGGGGTGAACTCCCCCGTGCGCGCGTTTCGCAATGTCGGCGGCGAGCCCTTCTTCGTGCGCCGTGCCAAGGGCTGCCGCATCTGGGACGTGGATGGCAAGGAACTCATCGACTACGTGGGCACCTGGGGCCCTGCCATTCTGGGACATGCCCCGCTGCCGGTGATTGAGGCCATCCACAATGCAGCGAAGGATGGCGTGAGCTTTGGTATTCCCAACCCCTACGAGGTGGAGATGGCCAAGCTCATCTGTGAGTGGGTGCCCGGCGTGGAGAAGGTGCGTATGGTGAACAGCGGCACGGAGGCCACCATGAGCTGCATCCGCCTCGCGCGTGGCTTCACCGGTCGTGACCGGATTGTGAAATTTGATGGATGTTACCATGGCCATTCGGATGGGCTGCTCGTTGCGGCAGGCAGTGGTGCGCTCACTCACGGCCGACCGGACAGCGCCGGTGTGCCTGCCGCCTATGCGGACCTCACCACCGTGCTGCCGTACAATGACGTGGCCGCACTGGAAGAATGCTTTGAGAAGATGGGGCATGAGATCGCCGGTGTCATCGTGGAGAGCTATCCTGCGAATGCCGGTCTCATCCTCCCGCAGCCGGGCTACCTGGCAAAGCTGCGTGAGATCACCCAGAAGCACGGTGCGGTACTCATCTTCGATGAAGTGATGACCGGCTTCCGCGTTGCCAAAGGCGGTGTGCAGGAACTGGAGAACTATTCCCCGGATCTCACTGCCATGGGCAAGGTCATCGGCGGTGGCATGCCCGTCGGCGCCTTTGGTGGTCGCAAGGACATCATGGACATGCTCGCGCCGGACGGTCCCGTGTATCAGGCCGGGACCCTGAGTGGCAATCCCGTGGCCATGGCCGCCGGCCTCGCCCAACTCCGTGAAATGGAGAAGCAGCAGGGCTGGAAGCGCCTCGACGAACTCGGCGCCATCATGGAAGAAGCCGTGCTCGACACCCTCAAGCAAACCGGGCGCAACTACCAGTGGTACCGCGTCGGCAGCATGTTCTGCCTCTTCTTCACTGAGACCCCGGTGCGTAATCTCACGGATGCCAAGACGAGCGACCTCGTCTCCTTCCGCAAGTTCTTCCACCACTGCCTCGACAAGGGCGTGTATTTTGCCCCTTCGCAGTTCGAGACCGGCTTCATCAGTACTGCTCATGCTCCGGAAGATCTGGCGCGCACGGCGGAGGTGGTGAGGGAGGCGTTGCTGGCACTATAGCAAGAATGGCGCTTCACGAGGTGGGACTCTAGCAATGATATCGGATGGCGCGTTTTTCATCGCGCCATCCATCCCTTGGCACCGCGCTGAAACGCTATTTTTTCAGCCAATAGGAGACGGCTTCTCTCCAGGCTTCATTGATCATGGTTTCATCTTCCGAGAGTCTGGAAATGGTCTTTTCAAGCGAAGCGACGACCAGGTGAAATAGTTTTGGATTTGAGGCCTCGGGCACCACACGGCCAGAGGCCCAACCGTCGAGACAAATTCGCATATTGCCGAGCATGATTGTGCCCAAATCGATTTTGGTCAGGGAGTCCGTTGAGCCGCTTCTCATAGCCGTGTTGCCTGCGGTGTAGTTGCGATTGAAGTACTCCTTGATCGCCTTCTTCTCGGATTCTGATATCTGAATTTGGGAGCCATCGGTAAAAGGCTTTTCGTAAGGGGTGCGCATGGCCCGGCTGACCGCGTCCAGCTTGGCTTCACCCACCGCTTTCATGGTTCGCTCGACACCCTGAGCATGTGCTTGCGTCAGTGCTTCAAGGTCGGTCAAGCCTGCCACGTCTAATTGCTGCCTCAGGTAGAATGTGTAAAACTTCTTCCGCTCAGGAATGTCCAGTCTTTGATCGTGAAGGGCATCTATCAATCCAAGGACAGTGATTCGTCCGCTTATCGATGCCGTGCCAATTTTGACTTCTGACTCTGGGCTGGCGGCAATGTCTCCCGGCATCCAAACAATCAGAGCGAACAGTGTTACCACTTTCTGAAGGGTGGTTGGCATAAGCCAGAATGTGTCCAAGTTTGTCTTTGGACAAGTACGGAATGAGAGCTGCCGAGCTTGGAGACCTCAGCTGCGGCATGGCTCCCGAAAGCATGCACTGCGCGCTTCCAAAATTACTGCCCCGCCTTTACAGTAAGCCAGATCGTCGGCCCCGAGTCGCGCAGTGACGTCCCTCGCAGGGTTTCCCCTCGCAGCGGGCCCTCCACACGTTGAAACTTGGGCGGGTCAGACTTGTCCCAGATCGTTACGTTGACGGGCTGGCTGGCAGCAGAAGCATTGGCCGCGGCCTGGATTTTCAATTCCACTTCTCCACCCTTCTCAGGCACAGGCGTTTCCGGACAGAAGACACCCGTAGGTAGATTGCCCATGCGCACGGCAAGTGGTCCTTTGAAGCCATTGCGGAAGTTGAATTTGGCTTTGAGGCTCACGGTCTTTCCCGCGGTGAGGACAATGGGCTTGGCATCTGCCAGTGCTACGCTGTAGCCGGGTTGCGGTGGTCCGATCTCCAGCACATAGGACGCATCATCGCTGCCCTTGTGAAAGAGATCAGATACGATGACCTGATACACCCCATCCATTGGTGCATTCCATTGGAGTTGGGGGTCAGGCGAATTTCCGGAGTCATCCGAGGTGGAGGAAAACTTGCCATCCGGCCCCTCAATCTTCAGCAGGGAATCCAGCGGCAGTCCGAGCTCTTTCGACCACACGCGTGCCCCCATCCGATCGCCTTTCTTCAGCGTGATGGCATAGCGGTCCACATCCTCTTTGCCTGTGATTCGGCCACCCATGCATCCAGCTTCCACGGGTGTCGCTTGTTCCTTGGTATCGTTCGGCTCCTTCTCGGTTGCTGGAGCTTTGTCGCAAAGCACGATCTGAAGGGGGGCGAGGGTATTGGGGAGGGAAATTTGAGCAGTGCCATCTTCAATGTTGCGAAGCTGCGCACTGTCGATTGTCGTCTTCAACTTGCTCTGGTCAAGATTGTGGCCATGCAGTGTCAGCTCTGTCTTCCCACTTTTCATCACCGCGGCAGGGAAGAGTTGTGTCACCACCGGACCGCTGCTGAGATGCAGGCGATACACCATGGTTGCACTCCCCGTGAAGCGTTCATCCGCGGTGGGAGGGTGGGAGAAACCGGCGATCTGTACCATGTAGCGCCCGTCTTTGGGTGCTTTGAAGACAATGACAGGATCCAGATTCCGTCCGTCACTGGCGGTGAGCACGCGTTCACCGGCTTCGTTCACCACATGCGCCATCACATCGACGCCGGAGCCAAGTGTGTACGCCTCTACCATGCCCACGAGAGTCTGGCCCTCGCGGAGTTTGAGTGAGTATCCGTCGACATCGCCACCCTTGTCGAGCTTGCCATTGATGCACACAGGCATCTGCTGCAGCACCTGTGGCTTCTCCCAGGCGTCATTCGGCTCGGATTCTGTGATCTCCGGCAATGTGCCCACGCTGAACCAGCGCGGCTCGGAGGCGCCATCTTCATTCACGGCATGAATCAGGTAGAGCCCTGGCTTCGTCTCCGCACTGAGGGAGACATTCCACTCCCGTTTCTTGCCGGATGGTGTGAGCGTGAGACCGGGAGTCTCCGTCCAGAGCGTTGCCTTGTCATCCAGTTTCCCGCTGGCGGCTATTGTGAAGGTGGAGCCCACCTGGCCGCCAGCAGGGAATAGCGCCTGCAAAGTAGGCACCTCCGCACGCAAAGAAACTCCAGCCGAGAGAGCCAGTGCTCCAAGTCCCATCAACCAACGATGCACACGCACTCCCACGCAGAGCCTCACGCGAAGAGTTCCTTGATCGGCTTGCCGCCATTCACGAGATGCACCGGACGCCCCGTGCTGGTGTGCAGGAGTTGATGCGGATCGACACCAAGCTTCGTGTACAGCGAGACGGCAAAGTCCTCAGGTGAATAGATGTTCTCGGAGGCGTAGTAACCCTTCGGATCCGTGGCGCCCACAATCTGTCCGCCGGGAATGCCTGCGCCTGCCATGAGCACGCTCATGGCTCCCGGCCAGTGATCGCGGCCCGCATCCTTGTTCACCTTTGGCGTGCGACCGAATTCTCCAAGGCAAATCACCAGCGTGCTGTCCAGCATGCCGCGCTGATCGAGGTCCGTGATAAGGCCGCTCAAACCGCGATCCAGCTTGTCCGCATAGCTGTCCTTGTAGCCTTTGAAGAGGGCGCGGTGATGGTCCCAACCACCCCAATACGCCACGGTGAAAGACACACCCACCTCCGCCAGACGACGTGCAAGAAGCAGGCGCTGTCCGAAATCATTCTTCCCGTAGAGCTCACGGATTTTCTCCGGCTCCTTGCTCAGATCAAAGGCAGCCTGTGCCGTGGGCGAGGTCACGAGCTCCATGCCCTGCTGGTAGAACTGGTCAAAGCCCACGGTGGGATCCTCCGCCACCTGCTCGTGGATGCGCTGCATGCGATCCAGCGAGGCGCGCAGGTCATTGCGATTCATCGCGCGCCCTTCGCTGATGCCTTCTGGAATGGCCACGTCGCGCACGCGGAAAGATTTGGCACTTGGGTCCCCGCCAATCACAAAGGGGGCATGCTGCGCACCGAGGAAGTTCGGACCACCCGAGCGCGAGACACTGGGCAGGCTCATGTACGCGGGCAATCCTCCGCGCACGCCACGTTGATGGGACACCATCGATCCGAAGGAAGGATGGAAGCTCACAAACGCCCCGCAGCCCACCGGAACCGGAGTGGGCGAGCCCGTCATCAGGTAGTGATTGCCACCGCCATGGTTCGGATCCTTGTGGCAGATGGAACGGACGACGCTGAACTTGTTGAAGGTCTTCGCCAGCAGGGGAACCGTCTCGCTGAAGTGCACGCCGGGCACGCACGTCGGGATGGACTTGAAGTCTCCGCGAATGTCCTGCGGCGCGTCTGGCTTCGGGTCAAAAGTCTCGTAGTGCGAGGGACCACCGTCCAGCCACACCAAGATGCAATTGATCTGGTCCGGGCTCGCCTTGCCCCGTGCCTGGGCTGCCTGAGCCCTCAGCGTGAGGATATCCGTGAAGGCAAGACCACCCAACGCGCCGAAGCCGACCTGCAGGAAGTCACGGCGGCCGAGGCCATTGCAGTTGGTCTTGAAGAAACTCATGAACGGGGTGGAGGAGAGTAGGAATACGGCCCGGCGGGCGGTCTTCTTTTCAGTGGTTGAAAACGAACTCGGCGGAATTGATGAGCGCCCAGGCGAGGTCCCCGATGGCGTTCTGCCTGTTGGCCTGAGGCTGGTTCAGGAAGCGGATGGAGGTGCGAAGCTCCTCCTCGTCCGGCAGACGGCAGTACAGTGTGAGGTACAACTCGGAAACCAGATCGATGTCCGAGATGTCACGCTTCGCGAGCTGGCCAATGCGGCTGTCCGCACTGTTGAGCTTCTCCTGGATGTCGGAGGAATTCATCAGGTGCAGCGCCTGGATCACACTCGACTTGCGCTCACGCTCGCAGGGACACTCCTGGCTTGCATTGGGGCGGCCAAAGGCATCCAGGAAATCCGAGTCGATCTTGTAGTTCCAGGTCTGCACGGCGCGCGATTGCGGAGGCAGGCCGTTGTACTTGTCCTTCATGCCAGTGGCATCGCACACAGCATCCAGCAGCACCTCCGCGCTCATGCGGCGCTTGATGCCACGGGAGTAGTTTTTCGTGTCTGTCACATTGTGCTCATTCGGTTGGGTGCTGAGCTGGTACGTGCGCGAGTTCACAATGGTGCGCATGAGGTGCTTCATATCAAAGCCATGCGCGATGAAGTCCTGCGC
It encodes:
- a CDS encoding IPT/TIG domain-containing protein, producing the protein MGLGALALSAGVSLRAEVPTLQALFPAGGQVGSTFTIAASGKLDDKATLWTETPGLTLTPSGKKREWNVSLSAETKPGLYLIHAVNEDGASEPRWFSVGTLPEITESEPNDAWEKPQVLQQMPVCINGKLDKGGDVDGYSLKLREGQTLVGMVEAYTLGSGVDVMAHVVNEAGERVLTASDGRNLDPVIVFKAPKDGRYMVQIAGFSHPPTADERFTGSATMVYRLHLSSGPVVTQLFPAAVMKSGKTELTLHGHNLDQSKLKTTIDSAQLRNIEDGTAQISLPNTLAPLQIVLCDKAPATEKEPNDTKEQATPVEAGCMGGRITGKEDVDRYAITLKKGDRMGARVWSKELGLPLDSLLKIEGPDGKFSSTSDDSGNSPDPQLQWNAPMDGVYQVIVSDLFHKGSDDASYVLEIGPPQPGYSVALADAKPIVLTAGKTVSLKAKFNFRNGFKGPLAVRMGNLPTGVFCPETPVPEKGGEVELKIQAAANASAASQPVNVTIWDKSDPPKFQRVEGPLRGETLRGTSLRDSGPTIWLTVKAGQ
- a CDS encoding DUF1501 domain-containing protein, whose protein sequence is MSFFKTNCNGLGRRDFLQVGFGALGGLAFTDILTLRAQAAQARGKASPDQINCILVWLDGGPSHYETFDPKPDAPQDIRGDFKSIPTCVPGVHFSETVPLLAKTFNKFSVVRSICHKDPNHGGGNHYLMTGSPTPVPVGCGAFVSFHPSFGSMVSHQRGVRGGLPAYMSLPSVSRSGGPNFLGAQHAPFVIGGDPSAKSFRVRDVAIPEGISEGRAMNRNDLRASLDRMQRIHEQVAEDPTVGFDQFYQQGMELVTSPTAQAAFDLSKEPEKIRELYGKNDFGQRLLLARRLAEVGVSFTVAYWGGWDHHRALFKGYKDSYADKLDRGLSGLITDLDQRGMLDSTLVICLGEFGRTPKVNKDAGRDHWPGAMSVLMAGAGIPGGQIVGATDPKGYYASENIYSPEDFAVSLYTKLGVDPHQLLHTSTGRPVHLVNGGKPIKELFA